In Microplitis demolitor isolate Queensland-Clemson2020A chromosome 10, iyMicDemo2.1a, whole genome shotgun sequence, the sequence taaaaaatgcacgaCAAAACTGGAGACTCAcctagaattaattttatcaaaaatattttttcatcacgACGTCTTAATTTACCATCAACAACAGTCTTCACTGGAACAACAATAAgaacaaagttaaatattaataatagtaaaaatacaataactaATGAAATTGGTAGTTTAGGATTAATTCCACAATCGCGTCCGCCAAATTTACCCGCTAAAAATTCTCAAGAAGAATCATTGCACCGTAAACAACATGACGCTATTCTGGatggaataaaaaaacgtGAATTACGTGAacaaaaagataataataaaaaacgtgCTCAACAGTTAGAAGATGAAAATAAACTATCGTCAAATTTACAGTACTGGTATCAAAAAGTAATACCAAATTTCATTCAACTCAAATCGACCACCGAGGTACATGATTTATGGTGGCAAGGAATTCCATCAGCTGTTCGAGGACGTATTTGGTGCCTAGCCAttgctaataatttaaatttaactgccGAAATATTCGTAGATTgcgtaaaaaagtttaacaccAGTAATCACATAGAATCAGCATCAATCAAATTAGATATCACGCGTACATTTCCGTCATtacaaattttccaaaaagaCGGACCACTATTTGAATCTCTTTACAATTTGTTAGCCGCTTATTGTATTTTCAAACCAGAAATTGGGTATGTACAGGGTATGAGTTTTATTGGAGCCATGTTAATACTTAATATGGATGCTATTGATGCATTTATTTGTTtagctaattta encodes:
- the LOC128668769 gene encoding TBC1 domain family member 12-like; protein product: MHDKTGDSPRINFIKNIFSSRRLNLPSTTVFTGTTIRTKLNINNSKNTITNEIGSLGLIPQSRPPNLPAKNSQEESLHRKQHDAILDGIKKRELREQKDNNKKRAQQLEDENKLSSNLQYWYQKVIPNFIQLKSTTEVHDLWWQGIPSAVRGRIWCLAIANNLNLTAEIFVDCVKKFNTSNHIESASIKLDITRTFPSLQIFQKDGPLFESLYNLLAAYCIFKPEIGYVQGMSFIGAMLILNMDAIDAFICLANLFNNNLYHNTALTLNEIKINNYWGIYNELLFRNLPCLHKHFFDINLTPDFYLLDWLFTIYAKAMPLDVTSRIWDIFVRDGDEFLFKTAIGILILYKNELLSMDFVHVAQFLIKLPDTIKVDDLFKCIKWVNMKIGDRTFDQMILLL